Sequence from the Corallococcus sp. EGB genome:
TCGGTCAGGTCCACCACCAGCTCCGCGAGGAACGCGTAGCGCTTCTGGTCGAACGCGATGCCCGCCCCGCCCAGCGTCTCCGGCACCGCCGCCGCGGCGTACGCGAGCACCGGGACCTCGGCGGCCATGGCCTCGATGATGGGCACGCTGAAGCCCTCATGCTCGCTCATGGAGACGAACACATCCGCGGAGCGGTACACGGCCACCAGCTGTGGATGCGTCAGGCGCCCCAGGAAGTGCACTCCCGTGAGGCCCTTCATCTCGCGCTGGAGCAGCTTGAAGTAGCGGCTGCCCGGCTCGTAGCCGCCGACGATGAGCAGCCGCGCCTGGGGCCGGATGCGCAAGAGCTCCCGGTGCAGCGCGAGCAGGTCCTCGAAGCGCTTGTGCGGCATCACCCGGCTCACCGACACCAGCGTGGGCCCTGGCCCGGCGAGCTTCGTGAGCTGCTTCGTGTCCGCCACGGACGCGGCGAAGCGCTCCTTTTCGATGAACAGCTGCACCGTGTGCACGTTGCGGTGGCCCGCGACCTTCAGCTCCTCGCCGTTGAAGTCCGAGTCCCCGATGGACACGTCCAGGAAGGGCGCCATCGCGGCCACCTGCGCGCGGCCCGCCACCAGCGCGTGCTCCAGCGGCGTGTCCCGGTAGAAGCGCGCGGGGCTGATGTTGTGGAACACCACGCCGCGCTTGCAGTCCATGTGCATCAGCCGGCCGCTCAGCGGCGACGCGATGCCGTGGTGGTACAGCACCAGGTCGTCCGGCCTCGGCTTCAGCGTGAAGACGTGGCGGGCGAGGCCCTGGAGCCCGGAGGCGACCTCCTCCGCGTAGATGTCGCCCACGTGCCCCATGCGGCGCAGCAGGAGTTGCAGGTGCAGCGCGGCCTGACCGGAGGCGTCGCCGGGGCCGAAGCTTGGGATCAGCTGATGGACCGCCATGGGGGGCCGTGTGTACCACACGGGCATGGTATGAGGCGGCCCGTGTCGACCCCCGGACCCATCGCCTTCGACGCCACCCTGTGGGACGAACCCACCACCGGCATCGGCCTGTACACCCGCTGCCTCGCCGAGGCGCTCGAGGCCCAGGACATCCGCCTGGTCCGCATGGGCGCGCGCAAGTCCGGAGAACATCCGCGAGGCGTTCAGAAGCGGACGCCGTGGACGCTGGCCACGCTGCCCAGGCTGCTCAAGGCCTCACCGCCGCCCGTCTACCACGCGCTCAGCAACTTCAACCTGCCGCTGCGGCGCACGCCGGGCACCGCCTACGTGCTCACCGTGCACGACCTGGTGCCGTTGGATTTGCCGCATGCCGTCTCCACGCCGTACCGGTGGCAGTTCCGGCTGTGGCTCGCGCGCAGCCTGATGCTCGCGGACCGGCTGGTGTGCATCAGCGAATGCACGCGCCAGGACCTGGTGCGCCGCTTCCCCCAGGTGGAGCCGCGCACCGTGGTGGTGCACAACGGCGTGGACCACGTGAACGCGCCCGCGCTGGACGCGGCCGGCGAGGACTTCCTCCACGCGCTGAACCTGCCGAAGGACTACGTGCTGTACGCGGGCTCGCTCGACGTGCGCAAGAACGTGGACCTGGTGCTGGACGCGCAGGAGCGGCTCCAGGCGCGCGGCCGGCCCTTCACGCTCGTGCTCGCGGGCCAGAGCTGGTACGGCTCCGGGAAGGTGGAGGCGCGCATCGCGCGGCTGCGCTCGGAGGGGCTGGACGTGCGGCCCCTGGGCTACCAGACCCCCGCCATCTTCTACGCGCTGATGCGCCGCGCGGCGCTGTTCGTCTTCCCCTCGCGCTACGAGGGCTTTGGCCTGCCGCCCCTGGAGGCCATGCGCCTGGGGACGCCCACGGTGGTGTCCTCGGCGGGCTCGCTGCCGGAGGTATGCGGCCACGCCGCGCCCGCGGTGGACCCGGACGACGCGGAAGGGCTGGCCGCGGTCCTCGACCGGCTGCTGCGCTCGCCCGAGGAGCGCCGGGCCCTGTCGGAGGCGGGCCAGCGCCAGGCCGCGAAGTTCACCTGGGCCCGCGCCGCGGAAGGGACGCGGGCCGCCTACGATGCGGCGCTGCGCCACCGGTAGGCACTCAACCGGCCCGGGAAGGGCCCCTGGAGGAACATGCGACAGCTCGTGTGGAGTGGAATCGTCTGCGGAATGCTGCTCGGGTGCGCTGGGTCGAACGCCGCGCGCAAGGACGAGGCCCAGGAGCCGGCCCCCACGGCCGAGCAGGAGGCGCCGCCCACCTCCGTGACGCCCCCCGGGCGGCCGTCGCGGTCCCCCGCGGCGGAGGCGGAGAACCCGGAGCCCGCCATCGTCATGCCCCTGGAGGTGACGGAGACGCCCGCCCCCCGCGACCCGCTCTCCATCGAATCGCAGAGCGTGAAGGGCAGCGTGCTGACCCTCCACGTCCGCCACGGCGGCGGCTGCAAGGAGCACCGCTACGGGCTCGCCTGGGACGGGCGCTTCACCCAGACGGCGGAGGGCGAGCCGCGCGCGGAGCTCACCGTGCTGCACGACGCGAACAACGACCGCTGCAAGGCCCTGGTCTACAAGGAGCTGGCGTTCGACCTGTCCACGCTGAAGCAGGAGTGGAGCGAGAAGGGCCGCGGCGACCACGCCACGCTCCACCTGGACTTCAACGGCGCGCCGGACCAGTCCGCCCGCTTCAAGTTCTAGAGCGGTGCCCGCCCCTGCGCGAGGAGGTCCTCGCGCAGGCGCGTCAGCACCTTGCCCAGCAGGTTCAACCCCCGCCACGAGGCGGGGTCCTGGATGCGAGGGTCCTCCGCGGACAGCCCCACGCCCCAGATGCGATCCGTCGGGCTGGCCTCCACCAGCTGGGTCCCCCGGGTGGCGAGCAGCGCCTCCAACAGGTGCGGGTGCTGGGTGAACTTCGCGTGGTTGCCCTCGTAGACGATGCGCTCGCGCTCACGCTCCCAGAGGGCCGCGTCGAACGGCGTCACCTTGCGGCCCAGCGCCTTGTGCTGCTTGGGCGTGGCGGCGCGCAGCAGCTGCTCCAGCACGCGCGCGTCACCAAAGAGGCGCGCCTTGCCCGCCATCATGTACTGCTCCGCGCAGGTGTAGCGCACGTCCTCCACGACGAACACGCACGGGTGCCACTGCGAGAAGACGGAGTCCTCCCTCCAGAAGAACGTGAACCTCGGCGTCGTCGTCGTGCCCATTCCAGGTCTCCGTTGAAAGCTTCGTGTAATGATGACACGAACGTGCGGTGATGGAGGAACCTGACGCGGGGGCCTACAATGGCCGCCCGCTCCCCATGCGACTTCACGAAGCCCAGAAGCTGTTGGACCGCTGTTTCACCGGCACGCGGGAGGGCGCGCCGCGCCTGCACGAGCCCTCGGATCCGCGCTTCGCGGAGCGGGGAGGGGCGGTGTGGCTGGAGTACCGCTGGTACGTGCGCGAGCGCGGCCTGGCGGAGGTGTTCCTCAAGTGGGACCGGGTGCCGCCGGGCGGGGAGAAGAACGTGGAGGCCACGGTGCTGCGCACGCACCTGCTGGGCCAGTCCCCCATGCTGGCCCAGCGCGCGCTGC
This genomic interval carries:
- a CDS encoding NigD-like C-terminal domain-containing protein, encoding MRQLVWSGIVCGMLLGCAGSNAARKDEAQEPAPTAEQEAPPTSVTPPGRPSRSPAAEAENPEPAIVMPLEVTETPAPRDPLSIESQSVKGSVLTLHVRHGGGCKEHRYGLAWDGRFTQTAEGEPRAELTVLHDANNDRCKALVYKELAFDLSTLKQEWSEKGRGDHATLHLDFNGAPDQSARFKF
- a CDS encoding glycosyltransferase family 1 protein translates to MRRPVSTPGPIAFDATLWDEPTTGIGLYTRCLAEALEAQDIRLVRMGARKSGEHPRGVQKRTPWTLATLPRLLKASPPPVYHALSNFNLPLRRTPGTAYVLTVHDLVPLDLPHAVSTPYRWQFRLWLARSLMLADRLVCISECTRQDLVRRFPQVEPRTVVVHNGVDHVNAPALDAAGEDFLHALNLPKDYVLYAGSLDVRKNVDLVLDAQERLQARGRPFTLVLAGQSWYGSGKVEARIARLRSEGLDVRPLGYQTPAIFYALMRRAALFVFPSRYEGFGLPPLEAMRLGTPTVVSSAGSLPEVCGHAAPAVDPDDAEGLAAVLDRLLRSPEERRALSEAGQRQAAKFTWARAAEGTRAAYDAALRHR
- a CDS encoding NADAR family protein, with translation MGTTTTPRFTFFWREDSVFSQWHPCVFVVEDVRYTCAEQYMMAGKARLFGDARVLEQLLRAATPKQHKALGRKVTPFDAALWERERERIVYEGNHAKFTQHPHLLEALLATRGTQLVEASPTDRIWGVGLSAEDPRIQDPASWRGLNLLGKVLTRLREDLLAQGRAPL